The following proteins come from a genomic window of Trifolium pratense cultivar HEN17-A07 linkage group LG4, ARS_RC_1.1, whole genome shotgun sequence:
- the LOC123921438 gene encoding 60S ribosomal protein L7-2: MGEEVKSVVVPESVLKKQKREDEWALAKKQDFEAAKKKRAENRKLIYSRTKQYSQEYEQQDKELIRLKREAKLRGGFYVDPEAKLLFIIRIRGINAMDPKTRKILQLFRLRQVFNGVFLKVNKATMNMLHRVEPYVTYGYPNLKSVRELIYKRGYGKLDRQRTPLTDNSIIEQGLGKHGILCIEDLIHEILTVGPHFKEANNFLWPFKLKAPLGGLKKKRNHYVEGGDAGNRENYINELIRRMN, encoded by the exons ATGGGTGAAGAGGTGAAATCTGTCGTTGTTCCAGAGTCTGTATTGAAGAAGCAGAAGAGGGAAGATGAATGGGCTTTAGCTAAAAAGCAAGATTTTGAAGCTGCCAAGAAGAAAAGAGCAGAGAATCGTAAATTGATCTATAGCAGAACTAAACAGTATTCTCAGGAGTATGAGCAACAG GATAAGGAGTTGATTCGATTGAAACGAGAAGCAAAGCTAAGAGGTGGATTTTATGTTGATCCAGAGGCTAAGCTCTTGTTTATTATTCGCATTCGTGG TATTAATGCCATGGACCCCAAGACAAGAAAGATCCTGCAACTATTTCGATTGAGACAA GTTTTCAATGGTGTTTTCCTTAAAGTTAACAAAGCAACAATGAACATGTTGCACAGGGTTGAGCCTTATGTTACTTATGG GTACCCTAATTTGAAGAGTGTAAGGGAACTCATTTATAAGAGAGGTTATGGAAAGCTAGACAGGCAGCGTACTCCTCTCACCGACAACTCCATTATTGAGCAG GGACTGGGAAAGCATGGTATCCTATGCATTGAAGATCTTATCCACGAGATTTTGACTGTTGGACCGCATTTTAAGGAGGCAAATAACTTCCTCTGGCCATTCAAGCTCAAGGCTCCTTTGGGAGGCTTAAAGAAGAAGAGGAACCACTATGTTGAAGGAGGCGATGCTGGTAATCGGGAGAATTACATCAATGAGCTCATCAGGAGAATGAATTAA
- the LOC123923414 gene encoding metal tolerance protein C4: MLTSYNLLRSHFRRSHRHWFCTIVALKPEPQPPPPTTAVTATNTSSNSFPSRRFLLLGFDSRRHFHHSHHYSFHRSFFTRAKPAQRIEFNDRHSQRAVKTALWCNFLVFSLKFGVWLASSSHVMLAEVVHSVADFANQALLAYGLSSSRRAPDAIHPYGYSKERFVWSLISAVGIFCLGSGATVVNGVQNLWVAQPPENMQLAAMVLCGSFIIEGASLIVAIQAVKEGANAEGMKLRDYIWRGHDPTSVAVMTEDGAAVTGLAIAGASLVAVHYTGNAIYDPIGSILVGNLLGMVAIFLIQRNRHALIGRAMDNQDMEKVLQFLKNDPVVDALYDCKSEVIGPGFFRFKAEIDFNGEMVVQNYLQRTGREEWAKQFREAGKLRDDTALTKIMSSYGEEVVTALGSEVDRLEKEIQNLVPGIRHVDIEAHNPTESSLSS; this comes from the exons ATGTTAACATCCTATAACCTTCTTCGTTCTCACTTTCGTCGTTCTCATCGTCACTGGTTTTGTACCATTGTCGCTCTCAAACCAGAGCctcaaccaccaccaccaaccaccGCTGTAACCGCCACTAACACTTCCTCCAATTCATTTCCTTCTAGACGCTTCCTTTTGCTTGGATTCGATTCTCGCCGACACTTCCATCACAGTCATCACTATTCTTTCCATCGAA GTTTCTTTACAAGAGCTAAACCAGCTCAGAGAATTGAATTCAACGATCGCCACAG TCAGAGAGCTGTTAAAACTGCATTGTGGTGTAACTTTCTTGTTTTTTCACTCAAGTTTGGAGTATGGTTAGCTTCCTCTAGCCATGTTATGTTAGCTGAAGTTGTGCATTCAGTTGCCGATTTTGCAAACCAG GCACTACTTGCTTATGGTCTGTCTAGCTCTAGGCGTGCACCAGATGCTATTCATCC TTATGGTTATTCCAAGGAAAGATTTGTTTGGTCATTGATATCTGCTGTTGGGATATTCTGTCTTGGTTCTGGTGCTACAGTCGTTAATGGAGTTCAAAACTTGTGGGTTGCACAG CCCCCTGAAAATATGCAATTAGCAGCTATGGTGTTGTGTGGTTCATTCATCATTGAAG GGGCCTCTCTTATTGTTGCCATTCAAGCTGTCAAGGAAGGTGCAAATGCTGAGGGAATGAAATTAAGAGACTATATTTGGCGGGGACATGATCCTACATCTGTTGCAGTAATGACAGAG GATGGTGCTGCAGTAACTGGCCTTGCTATTGCTGGGGCATCATTGGTGGCAGTGCATTATACCGGAAATGCCATTTATGATCCCATAGGCTCAATCTTGGTTGGCAACTTACTTGGAATG GTAGCCATATTTCTTATCCAGAGAAACCGACATGCTTTGATTGGTAGAGCTATGGACAACCAAGATATGGAAAAAGTACTCCAGTTTTTGAAAAATGACCCG GTTGTAGATGCTCTCTATGATTGCAAAAGCGAAGTTATTGGGCCCGGATTCTTCAGATTTAAGGCAGAAATAG ATTTTAACGGAGAGATGGTGGTGCAAAACTATCTTCAAAGGACTGGACGTGAGGAATGGGCAAAACAG TTCCGTGAAGCTGGAAAGCTGAGGGACGATACTGCCTTGACGAAGATTATGTCAAGTTATG GTGAGGAAGTAGTTACAGCATTAGGAAGTGAAGTTGATAGGTTAGAGAAGGAGATCCAGAATCTTGTTCCTGGTATCCGGCATGTCGATATTGAGGCCCACAATCCAACAGAGTCATCCTTATCAagttaa
- the LOC123920457 gene encoding mannosyl-oligosaccharide 1,2-alpha-mannosidase MNS1, producing the protein MARGNRSLNSSSSKWRYCNPAYYLKRPKRLALLFIVFVSVSFLVWDRQTLVREHQVEISELQKEISDLQNLVEELNKVHGGTVAKIDTKGKTNKSAKEVSDDPVDNQRRDKVKEAMLHAWSSYEKYAWGQDELQPQSKSGVNSFGGLGATLIDSLDTLYIMGLDEQFQKARDWVANSLDFNKDYDASVFETTIRVVGGLLSTYDLSGDKIFLDKARDIADRLLPAWNTPTGIPYNVINLSQGRAHNPGWTGGESILADSGTEQLEFIALSQRTGDPKYQQKVENVITFLNKTFPDDGLLPIYINPHSGTTGYSPITFGAMGDSFYEYLLKVWVQGNKTSAVKLYRDMWEKSMKGLLSLIRKSTPSSFTYICEKSGGSLTDKMDELACFAPGMLALGSAGYGPDDSQKFMSLAEELAWTCYNFYQSTPTKLAGENYFFHSGQDMSVGTSWNILRPETVESLFYLWRLTGNKTYQDWGWNIFQAFEKNSRIESGYVGLKDVNSGVKDNMMQSFFLAETLKYLYLLFSPSSVIPLDEWVFNTEAHPLRIVTRDEGGVVKKLNEKKQKPFPRIGGRKEGRTG; encoded by the exons ATGGCTAGAGGGAATAGATCGTTGAATAGTAGCAGTAGTAAATGGAGATACTGTAATCCAGCTTATTACTTGAAGCGTCCAAAGCGTCTTGCTTTGcttttcattgtttttgtttcagtttcttttcttgtttgGGATCGTCAAACTTTAGTCAGAGAACACCAG GTTGAAATTTCTGAGCTACAGAAAGAAATCTCTGACTTGCAAAATTTG GTGGAAGAGTTAAATAAAGTGCACGGTGGCACTGTCGCGAAGATTGACACGAAGGGAAAAACTAACAAGTCTGCTAAAGAGGTCTCGGATGATCCCGTTGATAACCAGAGAAGGGACAAAGTAAAAGAAGCAATGCTTCATGCTTGGAGTTCTTATGAGAAATATGCATGGGGCCAAGATGAACTTCAG CCACAATCAAAGAGTGGTGTCAATAGCTTTGGAGGTCTTGGAGCAACTTTAATTGATTCGCTTGATACTCTATACATTATGGGTCTCGATGAACAGTTTCAGAAAGCCCGAGA CTGGGTCGCAAACTCTCTGGATTTTAACAAGGATTATGATGCAAGTGTTTTCGAGACAACCATAAG AGTAGTAGGTGGCCTTCTTAGCACATATGATCTTTCAGGGGACAAAATTTTCCTTGACAAAGCTAGAGATATTGCAGATAGATTACTACCTGCATGGAACACACCTACAGGAATTCCTTATAACGTCATCAACTTGTCACAGGGACGCGCACACAATCCTGGTTGGACTGGG GGTGAGAGTATTTTGGCAGATTCTGGCACCGAACAACTAGAATTCATTGCTCTATCTCAAAGAACCGGAGACCCGAAGTATCAGCAGAAG GTGGAGAATGTAATAACATTTCTTAATAAAACATTTCCTGATGATGGATTACTCCCTATCTATATTAATCCTCATAGCGGAACAACAGGTTATTCTCCCATCACATTTGGCGCCATGGGTGACAG TTTTTATGAATATTTGCTTAAAGTTTGGGTACAAGGGAATAAGACTTCAGCTGTAAAGCTTTATAG AGATATGTGGGAGAAATCAATGAAAGGTCTCTTGAGTTTGATTCGGAAGTCAACGCCATCTTCTTTTACTTATATATGTGAGAAGAGTGGAGGATCTCTCACTGATAAA ATGGATGAACTAGCATGCTTTGCTCCAGGGATGCTTGCTCTGGGATCGGCTGGTTATGGTCCTGATGATTCACAAAAGTTTATGTCACTTGCAGAAGAG CTTGCTTGGACATGTTACAATTTCTACCAATCAACTCCAACAAAATTGGCTGGAGAGAACTATTTCTTTCATTCTGGGCAG GACATGAGTGTCGGTACATCATGGAACATCCTGAGGCCAGAGACGGTTGAGTCACTCTTTTACCTTTGGCGCCTAACTGGCAACAAGACATACCAAGACTGGGGTTGGAATATATTTCAAGCTTTCGAGAAGAACTCCCGCATAGAGTCAGGCTATGTTGGACTAAAGGAT GTTAACAGTGGTGTTAAAGACAACATGATGCAAAGCTTCTTTCTCGCGGAGACTCTGAAATATCTTTATCTTCTCTTTTCGCCTTCTTCAGTCATTCCATTAGACGAATGGGTATTCAACACAGAAGCACACCCTTTGAGGATTGTGACGAGGGACGAAGGGGGAGTTGTTAAGAAGTTAAATGAGAAGAAGCAAAAACCTTTTCCTAGAATAGGTGGCAGAAAGGAAGGTCGGACAGGTTAG
- the LOC123923799 gene encoding KH domain-containing protein HEN4-like: MSNNNNKRRYVPPTQSDTVFRIISSAAKSDSLPSLSGEGVKILIEDYPGDPTSDDRIIVIISTAAEQLPDESAAQLALIRVFERMVENDNEENSNKSLNSSSVGCRLLAPSYQVGRVLGRGGKIVEKIRQESGAQIRVSPKDHSPMPPPGDEFIQITGNFNAVKKALLAVSSCLQDNVGNSGSFKSTGGAPVEPYPQRGPHPPDHHHHPRGYSSVPGSESAGPAHRMFVEEEVVYKMLCQQDKVGCLIGKGGSVVRALQNETGASIQIVDAGPDSDERVVVISALENSEQKHSPAQDAVIRVHCRLTEIGFEQSNAVVARLLVRSPQVGCLLGKGGHVISEMRRVTGASIRIFSKEQIKYISHNEEVVQVIGTLQSVQDALFHITSRIRESIFPMRNTPNFSAPPHMPPFLETSPPLHRPRNYMMPSGHPHAPPPHVGPPPPPHVGPPLPPHGIDHPAGPPMHVDHPHAFSHGMGRGPPNMDRVPYPHGYEGPISPRSWNPQVVNRGNPGVTADTFNLPSRNGAPGMNGTVEITIPYMYIIHVYGENNSNISQIRQISGANVVIHDQKPGATEGLVIVSGTQDQIYSAQCLIHGFILCGQTAP, from the exons AtgtcaaacaacaacaacaaacgcCGTTATGTTCCTCCGACACAATCCGACACCGTTTTCCGCATCATCTCTTCCGCCGCAAAATCCGATTCTCTACCCTCTCTTTCCGGCGAAGGTGTCAAGATTCTAATTGAAGATTACCCCGGTGATCCCACCTCCGATGACCGCATCATTGTTATCATCTCCACCGCCGCAGAACAACTTCCCGATGAATCAGCTGCTCAGCTTGCTTTGATTAGGGTTTTTGAAAGAATGGTTGAAAATGATAATGAAGAGAATAGTAATAAGAGTTTGAATTCTTCTTCAGTTGGGTGTAGATTGTTAGCACCTAGTTATCAGGTTGGGCGTGTTCTTGGAAGAGGTGGTAAGATTGTGGAAAAGATTAGACAAGAAAGTGGTGCTCAGATTAGGGTTTCGCCTAAAGACCATTCTCCAATGCCTCCACCTGGCGATGAGTTCATTCAG ATAACAGGAAATTTTAATGCAGTAAAGAAAGCGCTTCTCGCAGTTTCAAGTTGTCTTCAGGATAATGTAGGCAATTCTGGTTCTTTTAAATCCACTGGTGGTGCTCCGGTTGAACCTTATCCTCAACGGGGTCCCCATCCTcctgatcatcatcatcatcccagAGGTTATTCTTCTGTTCCGGGTTCTGAAAGCGCTGGACCTGCTCATAGAATGTTTGTGGAAGAGGAGGTTGTCTATAAGATGTTGTGTCAGCAAGATAAAGTTGGCTGTCTTATTGGGAAAGGTGGTTCTGTGGTGCGGGCTTTACAGAACGAGACCGGTGCATCTATCCAAATAGTTGATGCTGGACCTGATTCAGATGAGCGTGTGGTTGTCATATCTGCGCTAGAG AATTCTGAGCAAAAGCATTCTCCTGCTCAAGATGCTGTTATCCGTGTTCATTGTCGACTTACAGAGATTGGATTTGAGCAGAGTAATGCAGTTGTTGCTAGGCTCCTTGTGCGTTCACCACAGGTAGGGTGCCTCTTGGGCAAGGGAGGTCATGTTATCTCAGAAATGCGGAGAGTCACGGGTGCCAGTATACGTATCTTTTCGAAGGAACAGATTAAGTACATTTCTCACAACGAAGAAGTTGTACAG GTTATTGGGACCTTACAATCTGTGCAAGATGCTTTGTTTCACATAACCAGCAGAATTCGAGAATCTATTTTCCCAATGAGGAACACTCCAAATTTTAGTGCACCACCACATATGCCACCATTCCTGGAGACGTCCCCGCCTTTACATAGGCCAAGAAATTACATGATGCCATCTGGGCACCCTCATGCGCCTCCTCCTCATGTCGGACCTCCTCCGCCTCCTCATGTTGGACCTCCTCTGCCTCCTCATGGAATTGACCATCCAGCTGGTCCCCCCATGCATGTTGATCATCCACATGCATTTTCGCATGGTATGGGTCGCGGTCCGCCAAACATGGACCGAGTTCCCTATCCTCATGGTTATGAAGGACCCATTTCTCCAAGATCATGGAATCCTCAG GTAGTTAACAGAGGAAATCCAGGGGTAACAGCTGATACTTTTAATTTGCCTTCAAGAAATGGGGCTCCTGGAAT GAATGGAACAGTTGAGATCACCATCCCTTATATGTATATAATCCACGTGTACGGGGAGAACAATAGCAACATAAGTCAAATTCGACAG ATTTCTGGTGCAAATGTGGTTATTCATGATCAAAAACCTGGTGCTACAGAAGGGCTGGTGATAGTATCTGGAACACAGGATCAAATTTACTCGGCTCAATGTCTAATTCATGGTTTTATCTTATGTGGACAGACTGCACCTTGA
- the LOC123920887 gene encoding uncharacterized protein LOC123920887, whose product MSGKFSSKKPAVIDEDALYYLEGVNVINSGKPWTQDDEAALVYAVDECRLQNTPADQVFKRLKLDVPMGSLLASMTEEEIARKYNNLVKRGKCLPLDSPEADSTEADSTEAATTVRRDVTPIAKPPVGQRSARSRRFIVNQNLDVGKATKGPKQWNPDEDDALIDVVKQYKFEYMTVTEVFYGDGDKDCYPRGWIILFCRFDDVDIITCYSSCQ is encoded by the exons ATGTCTGGAAAGTTTTCCTCAAAGAAACCAGCTGTGATAGATGAAGATGCCCTCTATTATTTGGAAGGTGTCAATGTGATAAACTCTGGTAAACCATGGACCCAAGATGATGAGGCTGCACTAGTCTATGCTGTAGATGAGTGCAGACTACAGAACACTCCTGCTGATCAAGTTTTTAAAAGACTTAAATTGGATGTGCCTATGGGATCCTTACTGGCATCAATGACAGAAGAAGAGATTGCCAGAAAGTATAACAATCTGGTGAAAAGAGGAAAATGTCTACCTCTTGATTCCCCAGAAGCTGATTCCACAGAAGCTGATTCCACAGAGGCTGCTACTACTGTTCGAAGGGATGTCACTCCTATTGCCAAACCTCCAGTTGGACAACGATCGGCTCGTTCTCGTCGATTCATTGTTAACCAGAATCTTGATGTTGGGAAAGCCACCAAGGGTCCAAAACAATGGAACCCTGATGAGGATGATGCCCTTATTGATGTGGTAAAGCAATACAAATTTGAATATATGACAGTAACTGAAGTGTTCTATGGGGACGGGGATAAagattgttacccacgcgg ATGGATCATCTTATTTTGTAGATTTGATGATGTGGACATAATAACTTGCTATTCTAGTTGTCAATAA